A window of the Besnoitia besnoiti strain Bb-Ger1 chromosome VI, whole genome shotgun sequence genome harbors these coding sequences:
- a CDS encoding ribosomal protein RPL9 (encoded by transcript BESB_068280) produces MKSVYASETISIPEGVTVDVKSRMVTVKGKYGEISRAFRHLPVDIQKTKSGNRLKVEMWYGTRTDLSCIRTLCSHIKNMFTGVTKKFQYKMRFVYAHFPINVNIQNNGTVVEIRNFLGEKRVRVVKMLPGVKCEKATNVKDEIALTGTDLERVSRSAALIHQSTLVRRKDIRKFLDGIYVSETSIVEQDA; encoded by the exons TGACGGTTGACGTCAAGTCGCGGATGGTCACTGTCAAGGGCAAGTATGGCGAAATCAGCCGCGCGTTCCGCCACCTGCCGGTGGACATCCAGAAGACCAAGTCTGGCAACCGCCTGAAGGTCGAGATGTGGTACGGAACTCGCACAGACCTCAGCTGCATCCGCACGCTGTGCTCGCACATCAAGAACATGTTCACTGGCGTGACGAAGAAGTTCCAGTACAAGATGCGCTTCGTGTATGCTCACTTTCCCATCAACGTGAACATCCAGAACAACGGAACTGTCGTCGAAATCCGTAACTTCTTgggcgagaagcgcgtccGCGTTGTCAAGATGCTCCCCGGCGTGAAGTGCGAAAAGGCCACCAATGTCAAGGACGAAATCGCGCTCACAGGCACTGACCTTGAACGCGTCTCCCGATCAG CGGCCTTGATCCACCAGTCCACCTTGGTGCGAAGAAAGGATATTCGTAAATTCTTGGACGGTATCTACGTGTCCGAGACTAGCATCGTTGAGCAGGACGCTTAA